A stretch of the Gracilinanus agilis isolate LMUSP501 chromosome 4, AgileGrace, whole genome shotgun sequence genome encodes the following:
- the LOC123245634 gene encoding olfactory receptor 10J1-like, with the protein MKRENYSEVSEFIFQGFSSFQEHQIILFVVFLALYILTLAGNTIIVVIISMDRHLHTPMYFFLSMLSVSETLYTLVIVPRMLASLTGLNQPISLAGCATQMFFFITLAINNCFLLTAMGYDRYVAICNPLRYTVIMDRKTCAKLICGACSIGLTVATVQIASVFRLSFCESRVPHYFCDILQVMKLSCVDTTIHDIINFIISSLVIVVPMALVFISYVLIISTILKIASAEGRQKAFATCASHITVVIIHYGCASIAYLKPKSENTRDQDQLISVTYTVFTPLLNPVVYTLRNKEVKDALRRALGRKPLS; encoded by the coding sequence ATGAAGAGAGAAAACTATTCAGAGGTGAGTGAGTTTATTTTTCAAGGGTTCTCCAGCTTTCAGGAGCACCAAATTATACTTTTTGTGGTGTTCCTTGCTCTGTACATCTTAACCCTTGCAGGTAATACCATTATTGTGGTCATCATCAGCATGGACCGTCACCTCCATACTCCTATGTACTTCTTCCTAAGTATGCTGTCCGTGTCTGAGACCTTATATACGTTGGTCATTGTTCCACGGATGCTGGCTAGCCTCACTGGTCTGAATCAACCCATCTCATTAGCAGGTTGTGCCACTCAGAtgtttttctttatcactttGGCCATCAACAACTGCTTTCTGCTCACGGCAATGGGATATGACCGTTACGTGGCCATCTGTAACCCCCTGCGGTACACGGTAATCATGGACAGAAAGACGTGCGCCAAACTGATATGTGGCGCGTGTAGCATCGGTCTTACCGTCGCCACAGTTCAGATCGCCTCTGTGTTCAGGCTGTCTTTCTGTGAAAGCAGGGTGCCTCATTACTTCTGTGATATCCTCCAAGTGATGAAGCTTTCCTGTGTGGACACCACTATCCATGATATCATCAACTTTATCATTAGTTCATTGGTGATTGTGGTACCCATGGCTTTGGTCTTCATCTCCTACGTCCTCATCATTTCCACAATATTAAAGATTGCTTCTGCTGAGGGGAGACAGAAAGCCTTTGCTACGTGTGCCTCTCACATCACGGTAGTCATTATTCATTACGGATGTGCTTCTATTGCTTACCTCAAGCCCAAGTCAGAAAACACCAGGGATCAGGATCAACTGATTTCGGTGACTTATACTGTTTTCACTCCTCTGTTGAACCCTGTTGTATACACTCTGAGGAATAAAGAGGTCAAAGATGCCCTGCGCCGGGCTTTGGGAAGGAAACCCCTCTCCTGA